The proteins below are encoded in one region of Triticum aestivum cultivar Chinese Spring chromosome 1B, IWGSC CS RefSeq v2.1, whole genome shotgun sequence:
- the LOC123078241 gene encoding uncharacterized protein, with protein sequence MCSYTGEKDDPLRHSPDDLPDDVVEATAQALLKEGTVTSNAFGLLPFCKKNPAPAADDNFWKVKYDHEAAKQARAAKRAERKAAKTRTSKKRKPSASDMFKLDDTDDDEEEEDTGNSRAVEEVVTIISSDSEPLPRQKIRRVTRKVRFSHPLAYQDPQFILKQQQLESRRQTRTSKDVELSSGLPDVIRKRQTEPPPEPAYDIPAPTSDPPAEDTLNSSDNPKAPSPAKTIDPEVEILKNQFVEPGQPTVLAKCSAKEELLEHRKAKLDIADYTHLSIGDIVSGYLNQPPSLLLMNK encoded by the exons ATGTGCTCTTACACTGGCGAAAAGGATGACCCACTGCGTCATAGTcccgacgacttaccagatgatgtggtggaggctacAGCCCAAGCGTTGTTGAAAGAGGGCACGGTGACtagtaatgcctttggcttacttcctttctgcaagaagaacccggcccccgcA gccgatgacaacttctggaaggtcaagtatgaccatgaggcggccaaacaagccagagcggcaaaaagagctgaaaggaaagccgccaagactaGAACTTCGAAGAAGAGGAAGCCAAGCGCTTCCGATATGTTTAAACTTGACGACACTgatgacgatgaagaagag GAAGACACGGGGAACAGCCGAGCCGTCGAGGAAgtggtaactataatctcctccgactccgagcccttgccgcgtcagaaaattcgaagagtaacccggaaagtaagattttcacatcctttggcttaccaagatcctcaatttattttgaagcaacaacaattggaaagccggaggcagacccggaccagcaaggatgtagagctctcctccggcttacctgacgtaatCAGGAAGCGtcagactgag ccgccgcctgaaccagcctATGACATTCCAGCACCAACCTCTGATCCACCCGCCGAAGATACTCTCAACAGCTCTGATAACCCGAAAgctcctagcccggccaagacaaTTGATCCGGAAGTTGAGATTCTAAAGAATCAGTTTGTTGAGCCAGGGCAGCCCACTGTCCTTGCCAAGTGCTCTGCTAAGGAGGAACTGCTGGAACACCGAAAGGCCAAGCTAGACATTGCTGACTATACTCATTTAAGCATTGGCGATATAGTCTCTGGCTATCTCAATCAA cccccaagtctattgcttatgaataaataa